The following are encoded in a window of Platichthys flesus chromosome 19, fPlaFle2.1, whole genome shotgun sequence genomic DNA:
- the sh3bp2 gene encoding SH3 domain-binding protein 2 isoform X1, whose amino-acid sequence MSTDMSSPSMRGKSFARRTKPSTRKCFREQRSVITMSSPEVCWPVPMRAIGAQNLLTMPGGVSKAGYLHKKGGSQFSLMKWPLRYIIIHKGCVYYFKTSTSPAPQGAFSLNGYNRVMRAAEETTSNNVFPFKIVHFSKKHRTWFFSAASEDERRKWMRQLRREIDHYNDRKESLIPSDSDSDADSFYGTIERPMDIKHHDSNADDDYVEDDDDDEEDYLQPDADYSPPSTGRPTGPPPTYPPPPVPAVFQFRQDSGPSFHKGPPPPVPAQHRNPTAPLPKRPPPAFPPPFILKEPSRGPPPPPMPITSHLRRPLSHDSPPPPPPPPLNKPKRTPPLNKPPSHGEPGILNRDWRPLSTLSNQLVSTLPICERLETRMQPNGPAHSSMNVLGSQSLGNNRPRQKPTLLTHQPATRPVTSESLTPSQTTPFHPHLPGLPPPLSPLHKPGHHNKPMATKPPPPAVRPPTPAAKSKPAGTSLQRASPEGQSFRSSGDETPSEFRWKRDPGKDDDDSDDDYENVQLPDSVFIDTTETCFVEKMFREGPDPPEDGLYGIRNSGTKTSKVLVVWDGSLSKARNYRLFADEDILYLDSEVTFPSLSTLIEHYHTHPLPHHSSLCLQKPFSRRLGSKQSAELEPLSWLTHTHAAS is encoded by the exons aacCATGTCGTCTCCAGAGGTCTGCTGGCCTGTGCCGATGCGAGCCATCGGGGCTCAGAACCTCCTCACCATGCCCGGAGGAGTTTCCAAGGCCGGGTACCTCCACAAGAAGGGGGGCAGCCAGTTCAGCCTCATGAAAT GGCCGCTGAGATACATCATCATCCACAAGGGCTGTGTGTACTACTTTAAGACCAGTACCTCTCCAGCCCCACAGGGGGCGTTCTCTCTCAATGGCTACAACAG AGTGATGAGAGCCGCTGAGGAGACGACGTCCAACAACGTCTTTCCTTTTAAGATCGTCCACTTCAGCAAGAAACACAGGACCTGGTTCTTCTCTGCTGCCAGCGAGGACGAGCGGAGG AAATGGATGCGACAGCTGCGGCGGGAGATCGATCACTACAACGACCGGAAAGAGTCTCTCATTCCCAG CGACTCTGACTCCGACGCCGACAGTTTCTACGGCACCATCGAGCGGCCGATGGACATCAAGCACCACGACAGCAACGCAGACGACG ATTACGTTGAGGACGATGATGACGATGAGGAAGACTATCTGCAGCCCGACGCCGACTACTCGCCGCCATCTACAG GTCGCCCGACGGGGCCCCCCCCCACCTACCCTCCCCCTCCGGTGCCGGCAGTGTTCCAGTTTCGTCAGGACTCTGGTCCCAGTTTCCACAAAGGCCCGCCCCCCCCTGTCCCGGCACAGCACAGGAACCCGACCGCCCCGCTCCCCAAAAGACCACCGCCCGCTTTCCCACCTCCCTTCATCCTGAAGGAGCCCAGCAGAggcccccctcctccccctatGCCCATTACGTCCCACCTGCGCAGGCCCTTGTCTCAcgactctcctcctcctcctcctcctcctcctctgaacaaGCCAAAGAGAACTCCTCCTCTGAACAAGCCGCCCTCCCACGGCGAGCCGGGGATCCTCAACAGAGACTGGCGGCCTCTGTCGACCCTTTCTAACCAGCTGGTCTCCACTCTGCCCATCTGTGAGCGCTTAGAGACCAGGATGCAGCCAAATGGCCCCGCCCACTCCTCCATGAATGTTTTAGGGAGCCAATCACTGGGCAACAACCGTCCCCGCCAAAAGCCCACCCTGCTGACCCACCAACCCGCCACCAGACCTGTGACATCAGAATCCCTGACCCCCAGTCAGACAACCCCCTTTCACCCTCATCTCCCTGGACTCCCCCCTCCGCTCTCTCCTCTGCACAAACCTGGACATCACAACAAGCCGATGGCGACCAAACCTCCACCGCCGGCCGTCAGACCCCCGACGCCTGCAGCCAAGTCCAAGCCAGCGGGAACCTCTCTCCA AAGAGCGTCTCCCGAGGGACAGAGCTTCCGCTCGTCAGGAGACGAGACGCCGTCGGAGTTCAGGTGGAAACGGGATCCGGGGAAAGACGACGACGACTCGGACGACGACTACGAGAAC GTGCAGCTGCCGGACTCCGTGTTCATCGACACGACCGAAACCTGCTTCGTAGAAAA GATGTTCAGAGAGGGTCCCGACCCCCCCGAGGACGGACTGTACGGAATCAGAAACTCTGGAACCAAAACCTCAAAG GTGCTGGTGGTGTGGGATGGCAGTTTAAGCAAAGCCAGAAACTACCGACTCTTTGCAGac GAGGACATCTTGTACCTGGACTCCGAAGTGACCTTCCCCTCTCTGTCGACCCTGATCGAACACTaccacacacatcctcttcctcaccacAGCTCGCTCTGCCTGCAGAAGCCTTTCAGCAGACGCCTGGGATCCAAACAGTCGGCCGAGCTGGAGCCTCTGTCTTGGCTCACGCACACTCACGCTGCATCGTGA
- the sh3bp2 gene encoding SH3 domain-binding protein 2 isoform X2 codes for MSSPEVCWPVPMRAIGAQNLLTMPGGVSKAGYLHKKGGSQFSLMKWPLRYIIIHKGCVYYFKTSTSPAPQGAFSLNGYNRVMRAAEETTSNNVFPFKIVHFSKKHRTWFFSAASEDERRKWMRQLRREIDHYNDRKESLIPSDSDSDADSFYGTIERPMDIKHHDSNADDDYVEDDDDDEEDYLQPDADYSPPSTGRPTGPPPTYPPPPVPAVFQFRQDSGPSFHKGPPPPVPAQHRNPTAPLPKRPPPAFPPPFILKEPSRGPPPPPMPITSHLRRPLSHDSPPPPPPPPLNKPKRTPPLNKPPSHGEPGILNRDWRPLSTLSNQLVSTLPICERLETRMQPNGPAHSSMNVLGSQSLGNNRPRQKPTLLTHQPATRPVTSESLTPSQTTPFHPHLPGLPPPLSPLHKPGHHNKPMATKPPPPAVRPPTPAAKSKPAGTSLQRASPEGQSFRSSGDETPSEFRWKRDPGKDDDDSDDDYENVQLPDSVFIDTTETCFVEKMFREGPDPPEDGLYGIRNSGTKTSKVLVVWDGSLSKARNYRLFADEDILYLDSEVTFPSLSTLIEHYHTHPLPHHSSLCLQKPFSRRLGSKQSAELEPLSWLTHTHAAS; via the exons ATGTCGTCTCCAGAGGTCTGCTGGCCTGTGCCGATGCGAGCCATCGGGGCTCAGAACCTCCTCACCATGCCCGGAGGAGTTTCCAAGGCCGGGTACCTCCACAAGAAGGGGGGCAGCCAGTTCAGCCTCATGAAAT GGCCGCTGAGATACATCATCATCCACAAGGGCTGTGTGTACTACTTTAAGACCAGTACCTCTCCAGCCCCACAGGGGGCGTTCTCTCTCAATGGCTACAACAG AGTGATGAGAGCCGCTGAGGAGACGACGTCCAACAACGTCTTTCCTTTTAAGATCGTCCACTTCAGCAAGAAACACAGGACCTGGTTCTTCTCTGCTGCCAGCGAGGACGAGCGGAGG AAATGGATGCGACAGCTGCGGCGGGAGATCGATCACTACAACGACCGGAAAGAGTCTCTCATTCCCAG CGACTCTGACTCCGACGCCGACAGTTTCTACGGCACCATCGAGCGGCCGATGGACATCAAGCACCACGACAGCAACGCAGACGACG ATTACGTTGAGGACGATGATGACGATGAGGAAGACTATCTGCAGCCCGACGCCGACTACTCGCCGCCATCTACAG GTCGCCCGACGGGGCCCCCCCCCACCTACCCTCCCCCTCCGGTGCCGGCAGTGTTCCAGTTTCGTCAGGACTCTGGTCCCAGTTTCCACAAAGGCCCGCCCCCCCCTGTCCCGGCACAGCACAGGAACCCGACCGCCCCGCTCCCCAAAAGACCACCGCCCGCTTTCCCACCTCCCTTCATCCTGAAGGAGCCCAGCAGAggcccccctcctccccctatGCCCATTACGTCCCACCTGCGCAGGCCCTTGTCTCAcgactctcctcctcctcctcctcctcctcctctgaacaaGCCAAAGAGAACTCCTCCTCTGAACAAGCCGCCCTCCCACGGCGAGCCGGGGATCCTCAACAGAGACTGGCGGCCTCTGTCGACCCTTTCTAACCAGCTGGTCTCCACTCTGCCCATCTGTGAGCGCTTAGAGACCAGGATGCAGCCAAATGGCCCCGCCCACTCCTCCATGAATGTTTTAGGGAGCCAATCACTGGGCAACAACCGTCCCCGCCAAAAGCCCACCCTGCTGACCCACCAACCCGCCACCAGACCTGTGACATCAGAATCCCTGACCCCCAGTCAGACAACCCCCTTTCACCCTCATCTCCCTGGACTCCCCCCTCCGCTCTCTCCTCTGCACAAACCTGGACATCACAACAAGCCGATGGCGACCAAACCTCCACCGCCGGCCGTCAGACCCCCGACGCCTGCAGCCAAGTCCAAGCCAGCGGGAACCTCTCTCCA AAGAGCGTCTCCCGAGGGACAGAGCTTCCGCTCGTCAGGAGACGAGACGCCGTCGGAGTTCAGGTGGAAACGGGATCCGGGGAAAGACGACGACGACTCGGACGACGACTACGAGAAC GTGCAGCTGCCGGACTCCGTGTTCATCGACACGACCGAAACCTGCTTCGTAGAAAA GATGTTCAGAGAGGGTCCCGACCCCCCCGAGGACGGACTGTACGGAATCAGAAACTCTGGAACCAAAACCTCAAAG GTGCTGGTGGTGTGGGATGGCAGTTTAAGCAAAGCCAGAAACTACCGACTCTTTGCAGac GAGGACATCTTGTACCTGGACTCCGAAGTGACCTTCCCCTCTCTGTCGACCCTGATCGAACACTaccacacacatcctcttcctcaccacAGCTCGCTCTGCCTGCAGAAGCCTTTCAGCAGACGCCTGGGATCCAAACAGTCGGCCGAGCTGGAGCCTCTGTCTTGGCTCACGCACACTCACGCTGCATCGTGA